One genomic segment of Mytilus trossulus isolate FHL-02 chromosome 4, PNRI_Mtr1.1.1.hap1, whole genome shotgun sequence includes these proteins:
- the LOC134715118 gene encoding uncharacterized protein LOC134715118, with the protein MISKIGNEFFRNNVILHTIDLSNNRISHIPWDTFSSNMNLNSVNLNDNPVSCGQITGEIFLNFTWNEWLSIHNDIRIPQSCIHTPVHSQNYWYNIDDIRVLYFTGFNGRPR; encoded by the exons ATGATTTCGAAGATTGGAAACGAATTCTTTAGAAATAATGTCATCCTACATACAAT TGACCTAAGCAATAATAGAATATCACATATTCCGTGGGATACTTTTAGCAGTAACATGAACTTGAACAGTGT AAACCTGAATGATAATCCTGTTTCGTGTGGGCAAATAACAGGCGAAATTTTTCTTAACTTTACATGGAACGAATGGTTGAGCATACACAACGATATTAGAATCCCACAATCTTGTATACACACACCTGTACACTCGCAGAACTACTGGTACAACATAGATGACATTCGTGTTCTGTATTTTACCGGTTTCAATG GTAGACCACGCTAA
- the LOC134716554 gene encoding uncharacterized protein LOC134716554, producing the protein MLLDLVLRLLAFLECVFLVNSGVFSSNEESALDSYINNLIGCKDIPGLGLAVVKDYDVFSKGYGLADKEKQINATSSTVFCVGSVTKSMTAMLLARLISSGKYRLRWTTKIKDVLGPDYTFIDDCITDSVTLEDILSHRTGLGSADLLLQAGIPEYVTREQMMKNLHYLPKLQEFRDSFFYNNIVYILAAHVAEKRANKTWEQLMKEELLVPLNMTSTVILDEKHSETLAVPYIVDKTGKLYKSDERLYSLHPFGPSGSICASADDMTKWLKLITSKGKIDEGAEQIISEYVFKGQFNIKSVLNNMWANAYSLTQPQFPVAFDSLGYGYGWFVSYYRGYKVFHHSGSLYGYSCKITYLPDRGSAFVFFTNGPGETKFDETISPVFYYMLDLMLGYPSWLNETTACSYPAPWRNYRSKRSSQDVTSVSGKELQETDMHTGEYSHPLYGSVTITITNNTLHISYGLLLTGKLIPTSSSFQLQLFQPLRDVFLSILNVSFQNLSIQNKYQNIEFLSLFEKYTFSRVDYESEVSGSNIVNCQLKFVFVLIVLMQYI; encoded by the exons ATGTTACTGGATCTTGTATTACGTTTGCTAGCTTTCCTTGAATGTGTATTCTTGGTTAATTCGGGAGTTTTTTCTTCCAATGAAGAATCAGCGTTGGACAGTTATATCAATAATCTCATTGGATGTAAAGATATTCCTG GCCTTGGACTTGCAGTTGTAAAAGATTATGATGTCTTTTCCAAAGGGTATGGATTGGctgataaagaaaaacaaataaacgcAACCAGTTCAACAGTTTTCTGTGTGGGTTCAGTAACAAAATCGATGACAGCAATGCTTCTAGCTCGTTTGATATCTTCTGGCAaatacag GCTTCGCTGGACCACAAAGATAAAAGACGTATTAGGGCCAGACTATACCTTTATAGATGATTGTATTACAGACTCAGTTACTCTAGAAGATATTTTGTCTCATCGCACGGGATTGGGATCGGCGGACCTTCTATTACAAGCCGGGATTCCAGAATATGTTACAAGAGAGCAAATGATGAA gaaTCTTCATTACCTACCAAAACTACAAGAATTTCGGGATTCcttcttttataataatatagtttacattcTCGCGGCACATGTAGCTGAGAAGAGAGCTAATAAAACATGGGAACAATTAATGAAGGAGGAGTTACTAGTTCCATTGAATATGACGTCAACAGTGATATTAGATGAAAAACACAGCGAAACGCTAGCTGTTCCCTACATTGTTGACAAAACTGGCAAGCTGTACAAATCGGACGAACGACTTTATAG CCTGCACCCTTTTGGACCATCTGGTAGTATTTGTGCATCCGCTGATGACATGACCAAATGGTTAAAGTTGATCACGTCTAAAGGAAAGATCGATGAAGGTGCAGAACAAATCATTTCTGAATACGTCTTCAAAGGacaattcaatataaaaagtgTACTAAATAACATGTGGGCTAATGCATACAGTTTGACACAACCACAGTTCCCAGTAGCGTTTGACTCATTAGGTTATGGATATGGATGGTTTGTGTCATATTACAGAG gtTACAAAGTGTTTCACCATTCGGGATCCTTGTATGGCTATAGCTGCAAAATTACATATCTTCCTGACCGCGGTAGTGCATTCGTATTTTTCACAAATGGACCAGGGGAAACTAAATTCGACGAAACTATTAGCCCAGTGTTCTACTATATGTTAGATTTAATGTTGGGTTATCCGAGTTGGCTCAATGAAACAACAGCCTGTTCATACCCAGCTCCTTGGAGGAATTACCGTAGTAAAAGGTCTTCTCAAGACGTTACGTCGGTTTCGGGTAAAGAATTACAGGAAACAGACATGCATACTGGTGAATACAGCCACCCGTTGTACGGAAGTGTGACTATAACTATAACCAATAACACCCTCCATATCAGCTACGGTTTGTTGTTGACAGGCAAACTTATTCCAACGTCATCTTCATTTCAGCTTCAGTTGTTTCAGCCTTTACGTGATGTTTTTCTTTCTATCCTTAATGTAtcatttcaaaatctttcgATTCagaacaaatatcaaaatattgaatttttatcCTTATTCGAGAAGTATACGTTTTCAAGGGTTGATTATGAAAGTGAGGTCAGCGGTTCCAATATAGTAAATTGTcaactgaaatttgtttttgtattgattgTGCTTATGCAATATATTTGA